In one window of Mus pahari chromosome 3, PAHARI_EIJ_v1.1, whole genome shotgun sequence DNA:
- the Adrm1 gene encoding proteasomal ubiquitin receptor ADRM1 codes for MTTSGALFPSLVPGSRGSSTKYLVEFRAGKMSLKGTTVTPDKRKGLVYIQQTDDSLIHFCWKDRTSGTVEDDLIIFPDDCEFKRVPQCPSGRVYVLKFKAGSKRLFFWMQEPKTDQDEEHCRKVNECLNNPPMPGSLGASGSSGHELSALGGEGGLQSLLGNMSHSQLMQLIGPAGLGGLGGLGALTGPGLASLLGSSGPPASSSSSSSRSQSAAVTPSSTTSSARATPAPSAPAAASATSPSPAPSSGNGTSTAASPTQPIQLSDLQSILATMNVPAGPGGSQQVDLASVLTPEIMAPILANADVQERLLPYLPSGESLPQTADEIQNTLTSPQFQQALGMFSAALASGQLGPLMCQFGLPAEAVEAANKGDVEAFAKAMQNNAKSDPKEGDTKDKKDEEEDMSLD; via the exons ATGACGACTTCAGGCGCTCTGTTCCCAAGCCTGGTGCCAGGCTCTCGGGGATCTTCTACCAAGTATTTGGTGGAGTTCCGGGCAGGAAAAATGTCATTAAAAGGAACTACGGTCACCCCAGATAAACGGAAAGGTCTCGTGTACATCCAGCAGACGGACGACTCCCTTATTCACTTCTGTTGGAAAGACAGGACCTCTGGGACCGTGGAGGAT GACTTGATTATCTTTCCTGATGACTGTGAGTTCAAGCGGGTGCCTCAGTGCCCCAGTGGGAGGGTCTACGTGCTCAAGTTTAAGGCGGGGTCAAAGCGTCTTTTCTTCTGGATGCAG GAGCCCAAGACTGACCAAGATGAGGAGCATTGCCGGAAAGTCAACGAGTGTCTGAACAACCCCCCCATGCCTGGGTCTCTCGGCGCAAGTGGGAGTAGTGGCCATGAGCTTTCAGCGCTGGGCG GTGAGGGTGGCCTGCAGAGCCTGTTGGGGAACATGAGTCACAGCCAGCTTATGCAGCTCATCGGACCAGCCGGCCTCGGAGGACTGG GTGGACTTGGGGCCCTCACTGGGCCAGGGCTGGCCAGCTTGCTGGGGAGCAGTGGACCTCCAGCCAGCAGCTCTTCATCCAG CTCCCGGAGCCAGTCGGCAGCCGTCACCCCATCCTCCACCACCTCTTCTGCTCGCGCCACCCCAGCCCCTTCTGCCCCAGCAGCTGCCTCGGCAACCAGCCCAAGCCCCGCACCCAGCTCAGGTAATGGAACCAGCACAGCAGCCAGCCCGACCCAGCCCATCCAGCTGAGCGACCTCCAGAGCATTCTGGCCACTATGAACGTGCCggcagggccaggaggcagcCAGCAAG TGGACCTGGCGAGTGTGCTGACCCCAGAGATCATGGCTCCCATCCTTGCCAATGCAGACGTTCAGGAGCGCCTGCTGCCCTACCTGCCCTCTGGGGAGTCTTTGCCCCAGACGGCAGATGAGATCCAGAACACATTAACCTCGCCCCAGTTCCAGCAG GCCCTGGGGATGTTCAGTGCAGCCTTGGCCTCGGGACAGCTTGGCCCTCTCATGTGCCAGTTCGGCCTTCCTGCAGAGGCTGTTGAGGCCGCCAACAAAGGTG ATGTGGAAGCATTTGCCAAAGCCATGCAGAACAATGCCAAATCGGACCCAAAGGAGGGCGacacaaaagacaagaaagacgAAGAGGAAGATATGAGTCTAGATTAA